A portion of the Sphaerochaeta pleomorpha str. Grapes genome contains these proteins:
- a CDS encoding gluconate 5-dehydrogenase — translation MDFTQKFSLEGKVAFVTGASYGIGFALATAFAQSGAKIAFNDINQELVDKGLAAYAEKKIPAKGYVCDVTDEKAVIETVKKISDELGPIDILVNNAGIIKRTPMIEMDVADFRRVIDIDLNAPFIVSKAVLPSMIERNRGKIINICSMMSELGRETVSAYAAAKGGLKMLTRNICSEYGQYNIQCNGIGPGYIATPQTAPLRERQADGKRHPFDSFIVAKTPAARWGTTDDLTGPAVFLASEASDFVNGHVLYVDGGILAYIGKQPE, via the coding sequence ATGGATTTTACGCAAAAATTTTCGCTTGAGGGGAAAGTGGCTTTTGTAACGGGCGCTTCCTATGGCATCGGCTTCGCACTGGCAACGGCCTTTGCCCAGTCGGGGGCAAAGATAGCCTTCAATGATATCAACCAAGAGCTGGTAGACAAGGGGCTTGCCGCCTATGCAGAGAAAAAGATACCTGCAAAAGGGTATGTATGTGACGTTACCGACGAAAAGGCTGTCATCGAGACCGTGAAAAAGATTTCCGACGAGCTCGGTCCGATCGACATCCTGGTGAACAATGCCGGCATTATCAAGCGCACGCCGATGATCGAGATGGATGTCGCCGATTTCCGCAGGGTCATCGACATCGACTTGAACGCGCCGTTTATCGTATCCAAGGCGGTCCTGCCTTCGATGATCGAACGCAACCGGGGCAAGATCATCAACATCTGCTCGATGATGAGTGAGCTTGGGCGCGAGACAGTCAGCGCGTACGCGGCTGCCAAGGGTGGCTTGAAGATGCTCACCCGCAACATCTGCAGCGAATACGGGCAGTACAACATCCAGTGCAATGGCATTGGGCCCGGGTACATCGCCACGCCGCAGACCGCACCCCTGCGGGAAAGGCAGGCGGACGGGAAGCGCCATCCGTTTGACAGCTTCATCGTGGCAAAGACCCCCGCTGCACGCTGGGGTACCACCGACGATTTGACCGGCCCCGCCGTGTTCCTTGCCTCCGAGGCCTCCGACTTCGTCAATGGCCACGTGCTCTATGTCGATGGCGGTATCCTTGCCTACATCGGCAAGCAACCCGAATAA
- the kduI gene encoding 5-dehydro-4-deoxy-D-glucuronate isomerase, with protein sequence MDIRYSTGKEPFSRMNTQQLRDEFLIQGIFNANDVSAVYSHVDRIVTMGAMPVDQAVPLSKNIDPMKDFGVTYFLERRELGIINIGGDGLVVADGTAYELVHLDGLYLPMGTKEVLFSSKDAKNPSKFYMNSTPAHHAFPAKQIVFAEAKHVKAGSVDMSNERTINQYIHPDVLDTCQLSMGLTQLKRGSVWNTMPSHTHERRMEVYFYFDVPSDQTVFHFMGEPSETRHIAVHNEQAVINPSWSIHSGAGTSSYTFIWSMCGENRTYTDMDGIKTEDLR encoded by the coding sequence ATGGATATTCGCTATTCGACGGGCAAAGAACCGTTTTCGAGGATGAATACGCAGCAGTTGCGCGACGAGTTCCTCATCCAGGGCATTTTCAACGCAAACGATGTCAGTGCCGTGTATTCCCATGTCGATCGTATCGTGACCATGGGCGCCATGCCGGTGGACCAGGCTGTCCCGCTTTCCAAGAACATCGACCCCATGAAGGATTTCGGCGTGACCTATTTTCTGGAGCGGAGGGAGCTTGGGATCATCAACATCGGGGGGGACGGACTGGTTGTCGCTGACGGTACTGCCTACGAGCTGGTGCATCTCGACGGGCTCTACCTGCCGATGGGCACCAAAGAGGTGCTGTTCTCGAGCAAGGATGCCAAGAACCCCTCGAAGTTTTACATGAACTCGACCCCCGCCCACCACGCTTTTCCTGCAAAGCAGATTGTCTTTGCTGAGGCCAAGCACGTGAAGGCCGGTTCCGTGGACATGAGCAACGAACGGACGATCAACCAGTACATCCACCCGGACGTACTCGACACTTGCCAGCTCTCCATGGGCCTGACCCAGCTAAAGAGGGGAAGCGTATGGAACACCATGCCCTCCCACACCCACGAGCGGAGGATGGAGGTCTACTTCTATTTCGATGTTCCCTCCGACCAGACCGTGTTCCATTTCATGGGTGAGCCCAGCGAAACAAGGCACATTGCAGTCCACAACGAGCAGGCAGTCATCAACCCTTCCTGGTCCATCCATAGCGGGGCGGGGACCAGCAGCTATACGTTCATCTGGTCGATGTGCGGGGAAAACCGCACCTATACGGACATGGACGGGATCAAGACCGAGGACCTTCGCTAA
- a CDS encoding HpcH/HpaI aldolase family protein: MTLRERMKKGPVFGITVFTAAACAVEAIGNWGYDFVYLDLEHCPLDGPNNMEKLIMSAKLAGIPAVVRVTGTDEVEIRKVLEMGAEGIVVPHTRTKEDAQAIVRGAKFPPMGRRGAESNVRSAQFGGPGFSWADYVEKSNADTLVIPMDEDFEFTDNLDDILDVPGIDAVNFGPIDYSLSIGAKVGYATEDPRVADAYRKLAEGAKRRGIKVMCPVVPATKETIEAAIGRGINMLILGNDMYHLQSALKKIKTEAIDLVRMDR; this comes from the coding sequence ATGACATTACGTGAAAGAATGAAAAAGGGCCCTGTGTTCGGCATCACAGTATTTACTGCTGCCGCCTGTGCCGTTGAGGCGATCGGAAACTGGGGGTATGATTTCGTCTATCTTGACCTTGAGCATTGCCCGCTGGACGGGCCCAATAATATGGAAAAACTCATCATGTCGGCCAAACTGGCAGGAATCCCTGCCGTAGTGCGGGTAACCGGTACCGATGAGGTGGAGATACGCAAGGTACTCGAGATGGGGGCCGAGGGGATTGTCGTCCCCCATACCCGCACCAAAGAGGATGCCCAGGCCATTGTAAGGGGTGCAAAATTCCCCCCGATGGGCCGCAGGGGCGCCGAATCCAATGTCAGGTCCGCCCAGTTCGGGGGACCCGGGTTCTCGTGGGCGGACTATGTGGAAAAGAGCAATGCGGACACCCTGGTGATTCCCATGGACGAGGACTTCGAGTTCACCGACAACCTTGACGACATTCTGGATGTACCGGGAATCGACGCCGTCAACTTCGGGCCCATCGACTACTCCCTGTCGATTGGTGCCAAGGTAGGGTATGCGACCGAGGACCCCCGGGTCGCCGACGCTTACAGAAAACTCGCCGAGGGGGCAAAGAGACGGGGGATCAAGGTTATGTGCCCTGTGGTCCCCGCTACCAAAGAAACCATAGAGGCGGCAATAGGCAGGGGTATCAACATGTTGATTTTGGGAAATGACATGTATCACCTGCAGTCGGCTCTGAAGAAGATAAAGACCGAGGCAATTGATTTGGTCCGTATGGACAGGTGA
- a CDS encoding TRAP transporter large permease gives MELSLMFVALVVFLIIGVPIAYAIGGSGILYMLLSNPSFLLTFPQRVWSGTESFIIIAMPLFMLTGELMNHSGLTRRLIDFSMLLVHPFGGGLGEVNVVSSMIFGGISGSSVADTSALGSILIPDMVKKGYPKGFAAGITVASSTIGMIIPPSVPMLMYAMVSGASVGKLFLAGLIPGILVGATQLVITFVISRKEGYHPKKEKIELKKMAKITKDGSLAMFMPVLIIVSVSAGIATASESAGVAVLYASILGFFVYKELKWKEVGNALKKTFMMSSSIMIIGGFTMIFTWILAVEQVPAHIGSFLVGSNIPTWLVYVFLDLIILILGTFLDVTPCILLISPILLPVMQQFGMNELQFGAIIIVGLAIGLVTPPVGMCLNVASKICNLTIIEIFKSAVPFILCNIIVLVMITFIPSLSLWLPSFV, from the coding sequence ATGGAACTTTCCTTGATGTTCGTTGCTTTGGTTGTTTTTTTGATTATCGGTGTCCCGATAGCCTATGCAATTGGAGGGTCGGGCATTCTCTATATGCTCTTGTCAAATCCTTCCTTCCTGTTGACGTTCCCCCAGCGAGTATGGTCTGGAACTGAAAGTTTTATCATCATCGCAATGCCGTTGTTCATGTTGACCGGCGAATTGATGAACCACAGTGGACTTACCCGGAGACTGATTGATTTCTCCATGCTGCTTGTACACCCCTTTGGTGGTGGCTTGGGGGAAGTAAACGTAGTCTCTTCCATGATATTCGGCGGTATTTCAGGTTCTTCTGTAGCTGATACTTCGGCTTTGGGTAGCATCCTTATTCCTGATATGGTGAAAAAAGGATATCCCAAAGGATTCGCAGCGGGCATTACCGTTGCTTCTTCGACTATCGGTATGATCATCCCCCCGAGTGTTCCGATGCTAATGTATGCAATGGTCTCAGGTGCCTCTGTCGGGAAATTGTTTCTTGCCGGGCTGATCCCTGGAATTCTGGTTGGTGCTACCCAGCTGGTTATAACATTCGTTATTTCCCGCAAAGAAGGCTACCATCCGAAGAAAGAAAAGATTGAGCTAAAAAAGATGGCAAAAATAACCAAAGACGGTTCTTTGGCCATGTTTATGCCTGTTTTAATCATAGTATCTGTCTCTGCCGGTATTGCCACGGCAAGCGAATCGGCTGGGGTTGCTGTTCTGTATGCCTCCATACTGGGGTTCTTTGTCTATAAAGAATTGAAATGGAAAGAAGTCGGGAATGCCTTGAAAAAGACCTTTATGATGTCTAGTTCCATCATGATTATCGGTGGTTTTACGATGATATTCACTTGGATTCTAGCCGTTGAGCAGGTACCTGCACACATTGGGAGTTTTCTGGTGGGGTCAAATATTCCTACTTGGCTTGTCTACGTCTTTCTGGATTTGATTATACTGATTCTGGGAACTTTTCTGGATGTCACTCCCTGTATATTGCTTATCAGTCCTATTCTGCTTCCGGTAATGCAGCAATTTGGGATGAATGAGCTTCAGTTTGGGGCGATTATCATTGTTGGGCTGGCAATTGGTTTGGTAACCCCTCCTGTAGGCATGTGTCTCAATGTAGCGAGCAAGATTTGTAATTTGACGATTATCGAGATATTCAAGTCAGCAGTTCCGTTTATACTCTGCAATATCATTGTCTTGGTAATGATTACCTTTATTCCTTCATTGAGCCTTTGGTTACCGAGTTTTGTTTAG
- a CDS encoding TRAP transporter small permease has translation MNKIIRGLDTILSIFGKLLEATLAVGVIVSVIMRYVFSISFVWSEEMLTMVFVATTFFGAALGIRESEHITITNFVDSMPLKVKRFFKILSQLVIITVSIGMIYYSIRIIHKVGRVPSPATGIHKGIYYSILPITFFITIFYSLVSIVSEFFPIEKPRKGYKDDFELGDEIVQGGK, from the coding sequence ATGAATAAGATTATTCGAGGTCTCGATACAATTCTTTCGATTTTTGGGAAACTGCTTGAGGCAACCCTTGCCGTTGGGGTTATTGTCTCTGTAATAATGAGATATGTTTTTTCGATTTCTTTCGTATGGTCGGAAGAAATGTTAACCATGGTTTTTGTTGCAACGACCTTTTTCGGGGCAGCCCTTGGAATTCGGGAAAGCGAACATATTACTATCACCAATTTTGTGGACAGTATGCCTTTGAAGGTAAAAAGATTTTTCAAAATCTTGTCACAGCTGGTTATTATTACGGTATCGATAGGCATGATTTATTACAGTATTCGAATAATCCATAAAGTTGGGAGAGTTCCCTCTCCTGCTACAGGCATACACAAAGGGATTTACTATTCTATACTACCTATCACTTTTTTTATTACTATTTTTTATTCACTGGTAAGTATAGTATCGGAATTTTTCCCCATTGAAAAACCTCGCAAAGGATACAAGGATGATTTTGAGTTGGGCGATGAAATCGTCCAGGGAGGAAAATAA
- a CDS encoding TRAP transporter substrate-binding protein — MKKIVSLALCLVLVLPMLFANGQTEQAAQKVYTLKVGHASTTESTRHKALLEFEKYVEEKSEGRLQIEIYPAATLGNESDMIEAMKLGTLEMFTGGVFASQTPMLEIYLMPFFFPTQADLMKVSHSDLGKRIMASAEQYGIKMLAIGDGGSRQITNNAHPIKSPEDMKGLKIRTPPIESIIKSMEAMGASAVSIPYGDTYMALKTNVADGQENPLANIGDMKFYEVQKYMTMIDYQFHPEPIDMGLDMWNSLPADLQQIIQDGAWLYTDTQNKLRRDLNNHYYDMIVAGGVQVYKPTAAERDQFIKACNPVYKYFVDKGIFKQADLDEMRAIASK, encoded by the coding sequence ATGAAAAAAATTGTTTCTTTGGCTCTGTGCCTGGTCTTGGTTCTTCCAATGCTCTTTGCAAATGGACAGACCGAGCAGGCCGCACAGAAAGTGTACACGCTGAAAGTTGGTCATGCTTCGACTACTGAGTCTACCCGGCATAAAGCCTTGTTGGAATTCGAGAAATATGTAGAGGAGAAATCAGAGGGGCGCCTGCAGATTGAAATTTATCCTGCAGCAACCCTGGGAAATGAATCGGACATGATCGAGGCCATGAAACTCGGTACCTTGGAAATGTTTACCGGTGGTGTCTTTGCTTCCCAGACTCCCATGCTCGAAATCTATCTCATGCCTTTCTTCTTCCCCACGCAGGCTGACTTGATGAAAGTCTCCCATAGCGATCTGGGAAAGAGAATCATGGCATCTGCAGAACAGTACGGTATCAAGATGCTTGCTATCGGTGATGGCGGTTCTCGTCAGATAACCAATAATGCGCATCCTATTAAAAGCCCTGAAGACATGAAAGGCTTGAAAATCAGGACCCCACCGATTGAATCAATCATCAAGTCAATGGAGGCTATGGGTGCAAGTGCAGTATCCATACCTTATGGTGACACCTACATGGCTTTGAAGACCAATGTAGCTGATGGGCAAGAGAATCCATTGGCAAATATCGGTGACATGAAATTCTATGAAGTCCAGAAATACATGACTATGATTGATTATCAATTCCACCCGGAACCGATTGATATGGGCCTTGATATGTGGAATTCCCTGCCTGCAGACCTTCAGCAGATTATCCAGGATGGCGCTTGGCTTTATACCGACACCCAGAACAAACTCAGAAGAGATTTGAATAATCATTACTATGATATGATCGTTGCTGGTGGTGTGCAGGTTTATAAACCAACTGCTGCAGAGCGTGACCAGTTTATAAAGGCTTGTAATCCCGTCTACAAATATTTTGTTGACAAAGGAATTTTCAAGCAAGCCGATTTAGACGAGATGCGCGCGATTGCATCGAAATAA
- a CDS encoding IclR family transcriptional regulator, producing MATELKVQSLDRTFDILELLANEQNGYNLVQISEKLDLPKSTVHRLVGVLLQREFVRKSQDTNRYRLGPGFIGLCSHYLNSLELKTESSPFMEELSESTGNVVFLAIRQNDKMVYIDSKEQINSLRKYAIIGQQKPLYCTSLGKALLIGLTDDEIRILLAKEPFEKRGPNTHMNMESLLQDIRECRRRGWALDDQEAEPAINCVAAPIRDYRGQVIAAISTSWVLAQHPEMIPEEMAEKVKRQAANISFNMGYTGGTTR from the coding sequence GTGGCTACAGAATTAAAAGTACAATCCCTTGACAGGACCTTTGATATATTGGAACTTCTTGCCAACGAACAAAACGGATACAATCTAGTCCAGATATCCGAAAAGCTCGATTTGCCTAAAAGTACAGTCCATAGACTCGTCGGGGTTTTATTGCAAAGGGAATTCGTCAGGAAATCCCAAGACACCAATCGCTATCGCCTGGGACCCGGGTTCATAGGTCTGTGCAGCCATTATCTCAATAGTCTGGAACTGAAAACCGAAAGTTCACCTTTCATGGAAGAACTTTCCGAGAGCACGGGGAATGTTGTTTTCCTAGCTATCCGACAAAATGACAAAATGGTCTACATAGATAGCAAGGAGCAAATCAACAGCCTGAGAAAATATGCAATCATTGGCCAACAGAAACCACTGTATTGCACTTCTCTTGGAAAGGCCTTGCTTATTGGGCTTACGGATGATGAGATACGGATATTGCTGGCAAAGGAACCCTTCGAAAAGAGGGGTCCAAACACCCATATGAACATGGAAAGCCTGCTCCAGGATATCCGCGAGTGCAGAAGAAGGGGCTGGGCCTTGGATGATCAGGAAGCAGAACCGGCCATTAACTGCGTGGCAGCTCCAATACGGGACTATAGGGGTCAAGTAATAGCTGCAATCAGTACTTCGTGGGTTTTGGCGCAACACCCTGAGATGATCCCTGAGGAAATGGCGGAAAAGGTTAAGCGGCAGGCCGCTAATATCTCTTTCAATATGGGATATACCGGTGGGACAACCCGGTAA
- a CDS encoding sigma-70 family RNA polymerase sigma factor: MSTKQNMLNNNDDRYAYDDANILTMYLKEINRIPLLTNEEEFKLAKRVQQGDEFARKRMIESNLRFVVNVAKKYQNQGIPLIDLIDEGNIGLMTALEKFDPDKGYHFISYAVWWIRQSIMKAICEKSRAVRLPLNRTNELLQIQKAQKSLMHTKSTEDPTMEEIGELTGLDPSHVADLLAISREMVSLDAPVFNDNGNSNVGDFVEDTGRSPEDSLLEGSLKADISTVLSTLSDKERDIIEMRYGLEGKAPMSLKEIGELYNLTKERIRQIEKKALERLKNPSRSRLLESYTA; encoded by the coding sequence ATGAGTACTAAACAAAACATGCTGAATAACAATGATGATAGATATGCCTATGACGATGCCAATATTCTTACAATGTATTTGAAGGAAATCAACAGGATTCCCCTTTTGACCAATGAAGAAGAGTTCAAACTCGCAAAACGGGTACAGCAGGGTGATGAGTTTGCCAGGAAGCGGATGATTGAATCGAACCTTCGCTTCGTAGTGAATGTTGCGAAGAAATACCAGAACCAGGGAATTCCCCTCATCGATTTGATCGATGAAGGGAATATCGGTTTGATGACGGCACTGGAGAAGTTTGACCCTGACAAGGGCTATCACTTCATCAGCTACGCCGTGTGGTGGATCAGGCAGTCAATCATGAAGGCAATCTGTGAGAAGAGTAGGGCTGTTAGGCTCCCGCTCAACAGGACCAATGAGTTGCTGCAAATTCAAAAGGCTCAGAAGTCCTTGATGCATACCAAGAGTACCGAGGACCCCACTATGGAAGAAATCGGGGAATTGACAGGCCTTGACCCCTCCCATGTGGCTGACTTGCTTGCTATCAGCCGTGAGATGGTCAGCCTCGATGCACCGGTATTCAATGATAACGGGAATAGCAATGTCGGCGATTTTGTAGAAGATACCGGCCGTTCACCCGAAGACTCCCTCCTCGAGGGCTCATTGAAAGCAGATATTTCAACAGTATTGTCAACGCTCAGTGACAAGGAACGGGATATCATTGAAATGCGGTATGGTCTGGAAGGAAAAGCTCCGATGTCCCTCAAGGAAATCGGTGAACTCTACAACCTGACCAAGGAAAGAATTCGCCAGATCGAAAAGAAAGCCCTTGAGAGATTGAAGAATCCTTCGAGAAGCAGACTCCTGGAGAGCTACACAGCCTAA
- a CDS encoding co-chaperone GroES, with translation MTIRPLADRVLVKIEEVQEKTASGIYIPQTAQEKTQIGTVIAVGEGTDKVKVTVKVGDRVMHDKFSGTSVKADGQEYLILSMKDILAIIE, from the coding sequence ATGACAATTAGACCTTTGGCAGACAGAGTGTTAGTCAAAATTGAAGAAGTCCAGGAAAAGACCGCAAGCGGCATCTACATCCCACAGACGGCACAGGAAAAAACCCAGATCGGAACCGTTATTGCGGTTGGAGAAGGAACAGACAAAGTCAAAGTCACCGTCAAGGTAGGCGACCGTGTCATGCATGACAAATTCTCTGGAACCAGTGTAAAGGCCGACGGACAGGAATACCTCATCCTCAGCATGAAGGATATCCTTGCCATCATTGAGTAG